One segment of Burkholderia multivorans ATCC BAA-247 DNA contains the following:
- a CDS encoding YggS family pyridoxal phosphate-dependent enzyme, giving the protein MSDLAVRLESVHRRIADAARAAGRDPASVSLLAVSKTFPADAVRAAHAAGQRAFGENYVQESIDKIDALADLRASLEWHFIGPLQSNKTRAVAERYDWVHSIDRLKIAQRLAEQRPAHLPPLNVCVQVNISGEASKSGVAPAEVAEVARAVAALPSLRLRGLMAIPEPAADLDAQRVPHRALRTLFDALRADGLPLDTLSMGMSADLEAAVLEGATIVRVGTAIFGARDYSR; this is encoded by the coding sequence ATGTCCGATCTCGCCGTTCGTCTCGAATCCGTTCATCGCCGCATCGCCGACGCCGCGCGTGCCGCCGGCCGCGATCCGGCCTCCGTGTCGCTGCTCGCCGTATCGAAGACCTTTCCCGCCGACGCGGTGCGGGCCGCGCACGCGGCCGGCCAGCGCGCATTCGGCGAAAACTACGTGCAGGAGTCGATCGACAAGATCGACGCGCTCGCCGATTTGCGCGCGTCGCTCGAATGGCATTTCATCGGGCCGCTGCAATCGAACAAGACGCGCGCGGTTGCCGAGCGCTACGACTGGGTACATTCGATCGACCGGCTGAAGATCGCGCAGCGGCTCGCCGAGCAGCGCCCCGCGCACCTGCCGCCGCTGAACGTGTGCGTGCAGGTGAACATCAGCGGCGAGGCGTCGAAGAGCGGCGTCGCGCCGGCCGAGGTCGCCGAGGTCGCACGCGCGGTGGCCGCGCTGCCGTCGCTGCGGCTGCGCGGACTGATGGCGATCCCGGAACCGGCAGCCGACCTCGACGCGCAACGCGTGCCGCATCGCGCACTGCGCACGCTGTTCGACGCGCTGCGTGCCGACGGCCTGCCGCTCGACACGCTGTCGATGGGCATGTCCGCCGATCTCGAGGCGGCCGTACTCGAAGGCGCGACGATCGTGCGCGTCGGCACCGCGATCTTCGGCGCGCGCGACTATTCGCGCTGA
- the glcF gene encoding glycolate oxidase subunit GlcF: MQTNLADFIRDTPDGNEADAILRKCVHCGFCTATCPTYQLLGDELDGPRGRIYLIKQMVEGAKVTRSTQQHLDRCLTCRSCETTCPSGVQYGRLVEIGRKHVEAQVQRPLSQRLVRRLLASLVPNATLFSPVMRLGQQVRPLLPKRLRDKVPPRTRLLEWPQRTHPRKMLMLGGCVQPSMLPNINIATARVLDALGVETIVAPDAGCCGAIRLHLNYHDEALDDARRNIDAWWPYVEQGVEAIVMNASGCGATVLEYAHLLRDDPAYAEKARRIVALTRDISDVLLAFEAELATLGRRRAIHTVAYHPPCTLQHGQQSRGKVERLLETLGIDVRLPADSHLCCGSAGTYSLTQPSLSYRLRKQKLLKLQALEPQMIVSGNVGCIAHLQSGTQIPVAHWIQLVEHLIYG; the protein is encoded by the coding sequence ATGCAAACGAACCTCGCCGACTTCATCCGCGACACGCCCGACGGCAACGAGGCCGACGCGATCCTGCGCAAGTGCGTGCACTGCGGGTTCTGCACCGCGACGTGCCCGACCTATCAGTTGCTCGGCGACGAACTCGACGGCCCGCGCGGACGCATTTACCTGATCAAGCAGATGGTCGAAGGCGCGAAAGTCACGCGCAGCACGCAGCAGCATCTCGATCGCTGCCTCACGTGCCGCAGCTGCGAGACGACGTGCCCGTCGGGCGTCCAGTACGGCCGGCTCGTCGAGATCGGCCGCAAGCACGTCGAGGCGCAGGTGCAGCGCCCGCTGTCGCAGCGGCTCGTGCGCCGCCTGCTGGCGAGCCTCGTGCCGAACGCGACGCTGTTCTCGCCCGTGATGCGGCTCGGCCAGCAGGTGCGGCCGCTGCTGCCGAAGCGGCTGCGCGACAAGGTACCGCCGCGCACGCGGCTGCTCGAATGGCCGCAGCGCACGCATCCGCGCAAGATGCTGATGCTCGGCGGCTGCGTGCAGCCGTCGATGCTGCCGAACATCAACATCGCGACCGCGCGCGTGCTGGACGCGCTCGGCGTCGAGACGATCGTCGCGCCCGACGCAGGCTGCTGCGGCGCGATCCGGCTGCATCTGAACTATCACGACGAAGCGCTCGACGACGCGCGCCGCAACATCGACGCATGGTGGCCGTACGTCGAACAAGGCGTCGAAGCGATCGTGATGAACGCGTCGGGCTGCGGCGCGACCGTGCTCGAATATGCACACCTGCTGCGCGACGATCCGGCCTATGCGGAAAAGGCGCGGCGCATCGTCGCGCTGACGCGCGACATCTCGGACGTACTGCTCGCGTTCGAGGCCGAACTCGCGACGCTCGGCCGCCGCCGTGCGATCCATACGGTCGCGTACCATCCTCCGTGCACGCTGCAGCACGGGCAGCAGTCGCGCGGCAAGGTCGAACGGCTGCTCGAAACGCTCGGCATCGACGTGCGGCTGCCGGCCGACAGCCACCTCTGCTGCGGCTCGGCCGGCACCTATTCGCTGACGCAGCCGTCGCTGTCGTACCGGTTGCGCAAGCAGAAGCTGCTGAAGCTGCAGGCGCTCGAACCGCAGATGATCGTGTCCGGCAACGTCGGCTGCATCGCGCACCTGCAAAGCGGCACGCAGATCCCGGTCGCGCACTGGATCCAGCTCGTCGAGCACCTCATCTACGGTTAA
- the glcE gene encoding glycolate oxidase subunit GlcE — translation MEEDDIVAEWAERVRSASADGRPLRIRGGGTKDWYGQTLEGEILDTRALHGVVSYDPAELVVTVRAGTPLAQLESVVAECGQMLPFEPPHFGRAATVGGCIAAGLAGPRRATCGAPRDFVLGVTLMNGRGETLRFGGQVVKNVAGYDVSRLMAGSLGTLGLMLELSIKVLPVPVAEVTLKFEMTATDAVRKLNEWGGHPLPVSGSAWRNGTLVLRLSGAEAAVKSAKTQLGGEVVDAVEAERFWAGLREHTDPFFNGIPPDYALWRLSLPSITEPMHLPGTQLMEWGGAQRWWITDADAQTVRMSAKQAGGHATLFRAGDAYDRSAGVFTPLAAPLLKIHRGLKAAFDPARIFNRGRLYPDL, via the coding sequence ATGGAAGAGGACGACATCGTCGCCGAATGGGCCGAACGCGTCCGCTCGGCCAGCGCCGACGGCCGCCCGCTGCGGATTCGCGGCGGCGGCACGAAGGACTGGTACGGGCAGACGCTCGAAGGAGAAATACTGGACACGCGCGCGCTGCACGGCGTCGTGTCGTACGACCCGGCCGAACTCGTCGTCACGGTGCGCGCGGGCACGCCGCTCGCGCAGCTCGAAAGCGTCGTCGCGGAGTGCGGCCAGATGCTGCCGTTCGAGCCGCCGCACTTCGGGCGCGCGGCCACCGTCGGCGGCTGCATCGCGGCCGGCCTCGCAGGCCCGCGCCGTGCGACCTGCGGCGCGCCGCGCGACTTCGTGCTCGGCGTCACGCTGATGAACGGCCGCGGCGAAACGCTGCGCTTCGGCGGGCAGGTCGTGAAGAACGTCGCCGGCTACGACGTCTCGCGGCTGATGGCCGGCTCGCTCGGCACGCTCGGGCTGATGCTCGAGCTCTCGATCAAGGTGCTGCCGGTGCCGGTCGCCGAAGTCACGCTGAAGTTCGAGATGACGGCGACCGATGCCGTGCGCAAGCTCAACGAATGGGGTGGCCATCCGCTGCCGGTCAGCGGCAGCGCGTGGCGCAACGGCACGCTCGTGCTGCGCCTGTCCGGCGCCGAGGCCGCCGTCAAATCGGCAAAGACGCAGCTCGGCGGCGAAGTCGTCGACGCGGTCGAGGCCGAGCGATTCTGGGCCGGCCTGCGCGAGCACACCGATCCGTTCTTCAACGGGATCCCGCCCGACTATGCGCTGTGGCGGCTCTCGCTGCCGTCGATCACCGAACCGATGCACCTGCCCGGCACACAGCTGATGGAATGGGGCGGCGCGCAACGCTGGTGGATTACCGACGCCGACGCGCAGACGGTCCGCATGAGCGCGAAGCAGGCCGGCGGCCACGCGACGCTGTTCCGCGCGGGCGACGCCTACGATCGCAGCGCCGGCGTGTTCACGCCGCTCGCCGCGCCGCTGCTGAAAATCCACCGCGGCCTGAAGGCGGCGTTCGATCCCGCGCGCATCTTCAACCGCGGCCGGCTGTATCCCGATCTCTGA
- a CDS encoding FAD-linked oxidase C-terminal domain-containing protein, whose amino-acid sequence MNAPVELSAQMRAQRQREVVQALMAVLPTHCLLYRDEDTAPYECDGLSAYRRLPLAVALPETESQVQRIVQICRRMDVPIVPRGAGTSLSGGALPISLGVVLSLARFTRIVEVDPYARTATVQPGVRNLAISEAAAPYGLYYAPDPSSQIACTIGGNVAENSGGVHCLKYGLTVHNVMRVRAVTIDGEIVEFGSLALDMPGLDLLAVMIGSEGMFAIVTEVTVKLIPKPQAAQLVMASFDDVVKGGEAVAAIIASGIIPAGLEMMDKPATQAVEAFTHAGYDLDAKAILLCESDGTPEEVAEEIVRMTAVLREHGATRIQVSRNESERLRFWSGRKNAFPAAGRISPDYYCMDGTVPRRAIGPLLARIEQLETRYGLRCINVFHAGDGNMHPLILYNANNPDELHRAEQFGAEILECCVEFGGSVTGEHGVGIEKLNSMCVQFSPQERDAFFAVKRAFDPPELLNPDKGIPTRARCAEYGRQHVRGGLLPHPELPRF is encoded by the coding sequence ATGAACGCCCCTGTCGAACTGTCCGCCCAGATGCGCGCGCAGCGCCAGCGCGAAGTCGTCCAGGCGCTGATGGCCGTGCTGCCGACGCACTGCCTGCTGTATCGCGACGAAGACACCGCACCGTACGAATGCGACGGCCTGTCGGCATACCGCCGCCTGCCGCTCGCAGTCGCACTGCCCGAAACCGAATCGCAAGTGCAGCGCATCGTGCAGATCTGCCGCCGCATGGACGTGCCGATCGTGCCGCGCGGTGCCGGCACGAGCCTGTCCGGCGGCGCACTGCCGATCTCGCTCGGCGTCGTGCTGTCGCTCGCGCGCTTCACACGCATCGTCGAAGTCGATCCGTATGCGCGCACCGCCACCGTCCAGCCCGGCGTGCGCAATCTCGCGATCTCCGAAGCCGCCGCACCGTACGGGCTGTACTACGCGCCCGATCCGTCGTCGCAGATCGCCTGCACGATCGGCGGCAACGTCGCGGAAAATTCGGGCGGCGTCCATTGCCTCAAGTACGGACTCACCGTGCACAACGTGATGCGCGTGCGCGCGGTGACGATCGACGGCGAAATCGTCGAATTCGGCTCGCTCGCGCTCGACATGCCGGGCCTCGACCTGCTCGCCGTGATGATCGGCAGCGAAGGGATGTTCGCGATCGTCACCGAAGTGACGGTGAAGCTGATCCCGAAACCGCAGGCGGCGCAGCTCGTGATGGCGAGCTTCGACGACGTCGTCAAGGGCGGCGAGGCGGTCGCCGCGATCATCGCGTCCGGCATCATCCCGGCCGGCCTCGAGATGATGGACAAGCCGGCGACGCAGGCCGTCGAGGCGTTCACGCACGCCGGCTACGACCTCGACGCGAAAGCGATCCTGCTATGCGAATCGGACGGCACGCCGGAAGAAGTCGCCGAGGAAATCGTGCGGATGACGGCCGTGCTGCGCGAGCACGGCGCGACGCGCATCCAGGTCTCGCGCAACGAAAGCGAGCGGCTGCGCTTCTGGTCGGGCCGCAAGAACGCGTTTCCGGCCGCCGGACGCATCTCGCCCGACTATTACTGCATGGACGGCACCGTGCCGCGCCGCGCGATCGGCCCGCTGCTCGCGCGCATCGAACAGCTCGAAACGCGCTACGGCTTGCGCTGCATCAACGTGTTCCATGCCGGCGACGGGAACATGCATCCGCTGATTCTGTACAACGCGAACAACCCGGACGAACTCCATCGCGCCGAGCAGTTCGGCGCGGAAATCCTCGAATGCTGCGTCGAATTCGGCGGCAGCGTGACCGGCGAGCACGGCGTCGGCATCGAGAAACTGAACTCGATGTGCGTCCAGTTCTCGCCGCAGGAGCGCGACGCGTTCTTCGCGGTCAAGCGTGCGTTCGATCCGCCGGAGCTGCTCAATCCCGACAAGGGCATTCCGACACGCGCACGCTGCGCCGAATACGGACGCCAGCACGTGCGCGGCGGGCTGCTGCCGCACCCCGAACTGCCGCGCTTCTAG